A genomic window from Candidatus Andeanibacterium colombiense includes:
- a CDS encoding prolyl oligopeptidase family serine peptidase: MVSKIRVSGALRAVLLAAAPLAFGGPAGAADVPLAVYGDLPAVEDVALSPGGGRIAVASEIKGERWLLFLDAGMNVLRSAKLGDVKLRGLDWMGEDAVLVTTSETEPLGLGFTTDTFEARHVAIMTVAPQKKLEFVFGNEKAVTNAVFGQFGERRIAGHWFGYYGGVALMLSAGGSRVDHARPTLYAVDLEKNAARKLAPPPAAGYWRDWVVGGQGEVAATMDVNRDTGEWKLAGPKERELARGKDVVGGGASLAGLGTTGSTAIYRARGSDDDAWQWFEVPLDGSAAPSAIFAGMEVDTIYSDSRDGHMIGYRPHGDAVKPVLLDSRGKALLQRITQTFAGRYWNLIGWNDDFDRAIVWSSGSADSGGWYLIDLAHGSAELIGQDRPGLPPEKVGPVSTFAYTAADGLEMDGILTLPPGRAAKGLPVVVFPHGGPASKDDPLFDWWAQAFASRGYAVFQPNFRGSTNRDAAFRRAGDGEWGRKMQSDISDGLAALATAGIVDPKRACIMGGSYGGYAALAGVTVQQGLYRCAVSVGGISDIGRHYASNLYEEDRAGVIKLALQRQLGPSSGFDAISPRHFAARADAPILLIHGRDDTVVPFEQSRIMADALKDAGKPYQFVELKSEDHWLSRAETRKQMLEAAVAFVQRYNPAE; encoded by the coding sequence GTGGTCAGCAAGATACGGGTCTCCGGCGCGCTGCGCGCCGTGCTTCTGGCCGCGGCGCCGCTCGCTTTCGGGGGCCCGGCCGGGGCGGCGGACGTGCCGCTGGCCGTGTACGGCGATCTGCCCGCGGTGGAGGATGTCGCGCTCTCGCCCGGTGGCGGGCGGATCGCGGTCGCGAGCGAGATCAAGGGCGAACGCTGGTTGCTGTTCCTCGATGCCGGGATGAACGTGCTGCGTTCCGCGAAGCTCGGCGATGTGAAGCTGCGCGGGCTCGACTGGATGGGCGAGGATGCGGTGCTGGTGACGACCAGCGAAACCGAACCGCTAGGCCTGGGATTCACAACCGATACGTTCGAAGCGCGGCATGTCGCGATCATGACCGTCGCGCCGCAGAAGAAACTCGAATTCGTGTTCGGCAACGAGAAGGCAGTGACCAACGCGGTCTTCGGCCAGTTCGGCGAGCGCCGGATCGCCGGTCACTGGTTCGGCTATTACGGCGGGGTCGCGCTGATGCTGTCGGCCGGCGGCAGCCGGGTCGATCATGCGCGGCCGACCCTTTACGCGGTCGATCTGGAGAAGAACGCGGCCCGCAAGCTCGCCCCGCCGCCCGCCGCGGGCTATTGGCGCGACTGGGTGGTCGGCGGGCAGGGCGAGGTCGCCGCGACGATGGACGTGAACCGCGACACCGGGGAATGGAAACTCGCGGGGCCGAAGGAGCGCGAGCTGGCGCGCGGCAAGGACGTCGTCGGCGGGGGCGCCAGCCTGGCCGGTCTGGGCACGACCGGCTCGACCGCGATCTACCGCGCGCGCGGATCGGACGACGACGCGTGGCAGTGGTTCGAGGTCCCGCTCGACGGCAGCGCCGCGCCCTCGGCGATCTTCGCCGGGATGGAGGTCGATACGATCTACAGCGACAGCCGCGACGGCCACATGATCGGCTATCGGCCCCATGGCGATGCGGTAAAGCCGGTCTTGCTGGATTCCCGGGGCAAGGCGCTGCTCCAGCGGATCACGCAAACCTTCGCGGGACGGTACTGGAACCTGATCGGCTGGAACGATGATTTCGACCGCGCGATCGTGTGGAGCAGCGGCTCGGCCGACAGCGGGGGCTGGTACCTGATCGACCTGGCCCATGGCAGCGCCGAACTGATCGGCCAGGACCGGCCCGGGCTGCCGCCGGAAAAGGTCGGCCCGGTTTCGACCTTCGCCTACACCGCGGCGGACGGGCTCGAGATGGACGGCATCCTCACGCTCCCGCCGGGCCGGGCCGCGAAGGGCCTGCCGGTGGTGGTGTTCCCGCATGGCGGCCCGGCCTCGAAGGACGATCCGTTGTTCGACTGGTGGGCCCAGGCCTTCGCATCGCGCGGCTATGCGGTGTTCCAGCCCAATTTTCGCGGTTCGACCAACCGCGATGCGGCCTTCCGCAGGGCGGGGGATGGCGAATGGGGCCGCAAGATGCAGAGCGATATTTCCGATGGACTGGCCGCGCTGGCCACGGCAGGCATCGTCGATCCGAAGCGCGCCTGCATCATGGGCGGAAGCTATGGCGGCTATGCCGCGCTGGCCGGGGTCACAGTCCAGCAGGGGCTCTATCGCTGCGCGGTCTCGGTCGGCGGGATCTCGGATATCGGCAGGCACTATGCATCGAATCTCTACGAGGAAGACCGGGCCGGCGTCATCAAGCTCGCGCTTCAGCGGCAGCTCGGCCCCTCGTCCGGGTTCGATGCGATCTCGCCGCGCCATTTCGCCGCGCGCGCCGATGCGCCGATCCTGCTGATCCACGGGCGCGACGATACGGTGGTCCCGTTCGAACAGAGCAGGATAATGGC
- a CDS encoding TonB-dependent receptor produces the protein MHASDRGRRRMKSCFLAFTALTAVAGAALGATAAQAQSGAQAQTYPFDLPAQPLSQSVLQIGSIGKVQVLYSDDGSPRLNAPALKGRMTVDQALTRILAGSGYAYEYTRPGVITLRRTASAVGNGADGEVVTGVVSVEGVAGGSPYFGGAGQAAGVNGVNGSRDITATEGTGSFTSGALTIGSKVPQALKDVPQSISVLTNERLEQQNVTDFTTAMKQLPGVTLVQGTTSLETNFYSRGFTISSIQVDGGAPLTTQFGFYPQIDMSIYDHVELLRGAAGLFNGYGDPSGTVNLVRKKPLDHAQVSVEAQASSWQNYRVVADATSPLTRDGRLRGRLVMTYQDNHYFYDTAKNNKTLVYGVAEFDATPTTLVSGGVNYVRQSSVPWRGGLPRYLNGEDINLPRSTALAFPWNRWDFDTREIFGAVEQKIGSDWTLKLNLTQNHQTSTQKLGYSNGAVNPTNGLGAQLRGSYSDYASDQLSAEATFSGAFVLFGQRQEVTFGANRVDSDGGDQISYAPLINGISSAPYQPYPGGPIYCNSTPANCPAGYIRLQYPPVDVLNFDPTDLLYTEPRNSLPATHVLENGQIQSGVYINLRLTAFDRLHLTTGLRWSRYESKSAYEYLCIVLTGACAGKAIGDVYSESSYPYRDDDISWPPPVNLSLDVTKAVNVYVGYTDIYQSQANTLGADLNPLAPITGSNWEGGVKWAARDGRLNLSVAGYRIRKKGFGTPDPSDPSSGSEETPPGSGIYCCYIADRNRTYESKGIDLEVTGELLPGWQLSASYVYNRNSYEGSNTGYPEGTPLISIAPKQLYKLWMSYDFGAAGHLGALSGLTLSGGVNGQSSGYNQGSTCVTLDPDAIPNPLTGAQSCLDDPNDDTDGFQNYRYTVPAYALLSARIDYRFSDKWSLALNLDNILDKTYYQTTGSVTSGNWYGAPRSVTASLRAKW, from the coding sequence ATGCACGCATCGGACCGCGGCAGGCGCCGCATGAAGTCCTGTTTCCTGGCGTTCACCGCGTTGACGGCGGTCGCCGGCGCGGCGCTGGGCGCCACTGCCGCACAGGCCCAATCGGGCGCGCAGGCGCAGACCTACCCGTTCGACCTGCCGGCCCAGCCATTGTCCCAATCGGTGCTGCAGATCGGCAGCATCGGCAAGGTCCAGGTGCTCTACAGCGACGACGGCTCGCCCAGGCTCAACGCCCCGGCGCTGAAGGGCCGGATGACGGTGGACCAGGCGCTCACCCGCATCCTCGCCGGCAGCGGCTATGCCTACGAATACACCCGCCCCGGCGTGATCACCCTGCGCCGCACGGCGAGCGCGGTGGGAAACGGCGCGGACGGGGAAGTGGTCACCGGGGTGGTCAGCGTTGAGGGTGTAGCTGGCGGGTCGCCTTACTTCGGCGGGGCGGGTCAGGCTGCGGGGGTGAACGGCGTGAACGGCTCGCGCGACATCACCGCGACCGAGGGGACGGGGAGTTTTACCAGCGGGGCACTGACGATCGGGAGCAAGGTGCCGCAGGCGCTGAAGGATGTGCCGCAGTCGATTTCGGTGCTGACGAACGAGAGGCTCGAGCAGCAGAATGTGACGGACTTCACGACGGCGATGAAGCAGTTGCCGGGTGTTACCTTGGTGCAGGGAACGACCAGTCTCGAGACCAATTTCTATTCGCGCGGTTTTACGATCAGCAGCATTCAGGTCGATGGAGGTGCGCCGCTGACGACACAGTTTGGCTTTTACCCGCAGATCGACATGTCGATCTATGACCATGTCGAGTTGCTGCGCGGCGCGGCAGGGCTGTTCAACGGCTATGGCGATCCCTCCGGCACGGTAAACCTCGTGCGTAAGAAGCCGCTCGATCACGCCCAGGTCTCGGTCGAAGCGCAGGCTAGCAGTTGGCAGAACTATCGCGTCGTCGCAGATGCCACTTCGCCCTTGACGCGTGACGGCAGGCTACGCGGCCGGCTAGTGATGACCTATCAGGACAACCATTATTTCTACGACACCGCTAAGAACAACAAGACGCTGGTCTATGGGGTCGCCGAGTTTGATGCGACGCCGACCACACTCGTTAGCGGCGGGGTTAACTATGTGCGGCAAAGTAGCGTGCCATGGCGCGGCGGGTTGCCGCGTTATCTCAATGGCGAAGATATTAACCTGCCGCGTTCGACCGCGCTCGCGTTTCCCTGGAACCGCTGGGATTTCGACACGCGGGAGATATTCGGCGCAGTGGAGCAGAAGATCGGCTCGGACTGGACGCTCAAACTTAACCTGACCCAGAACCACCAGACTAGCACCCAGAAACTCGGATATAGCAATGGTGCGGTCAACCCAACCAATGGGTTAGGGGCGCAATTGCGGGGTAGCTATAGCGACTATGCCAGCGATCAGCTTTCCGCCGAGGCGACCTTCAGCGGCGCCTTCGTGCTCTTCGGCCAAAGGCAGGAAGTGACCTTCGGCGCCAACCGGGTAGATAGTGATGGCGGGGATCAGATCAGCTACGCTCCCCTCATAAACGGAATATCGTCGGCTCCCTATCAACCCTATCCGGGCGGACCGATCTATTGCAATTCTACACCCGCAAACTGCCCGGCGGGCTATATCCGGTTACAATATCCCCCGGTCGATGTGCTGAACTTCGATCCCACTGATCTGCTTTATACCGAGCCGCGCAATTCGCTGCCGGCCACACACGTTCTCGAAAATGGCCAGATCCAGTCGGGCGTCTATATCAACCTCAGGCTTACAGCCTTTGACCGACTACACCTCACCACCGGTCTGCGCTGGAGCCGATATGAAAGCAAATCTGCCTACGAGTACCTCTGTATAGTCCTGACCGGCGCTTGTGCGGGCAAGGCGATCGGGGATGTCTATTCGGAGAGTAGCTATCCTTATCGCGATGATGACATCAGCTGGCCACCGCCGGTCAATCTCAGCCTCGATGTGACCAAGGCGGTGAACGTGTATGTGGGCTATACCGATATCTACCAAAGCCAAGCCAATACTCTCGGCGCAGATTTGAACCCGCTCGCGCCGATAACCGGATCCAACTGGGAGGGTGGCGTCAAATGGGCAGCGCGGGACGGCAGGCTTAACCTGTCCGTTGCCGGCTATCGCATCCGGAAGAAAGGCTTCGGTACGCCAGATCCATCGGATCCATCGAGCGGCTCCGAGGAAACCCCGCCCGGCAGCGGCATCTATTGCTGCTACATCGCTGATCGCAACCGGACCTACGAAAGCAAGGGCATCGATCTGGAAGTGACGGGTGAATTGCTTCCAGGCTGGCAACTCTCGGCGAGCTATGTCTACAACAGGAATTCATACGAGGGCAGCAACACAGGATATCCCGAGGGTACACCTCTAATCTCGATCGCGCCGAAGCAACTCTACAAGCTATGGATGAGCTATGACTTCGGTGCGGCGGGACATCTTGGGGCACTCTCTGGCCTAACCCTCTCTGGCGGCGTGAACGGCCAGTCATCGGGTTACAACCAAGGTTCCACCTGCGTAACGCTCGATCCGGACGCGATCCCGAATCCTCTTACTGGCGCTCAGTCCTGCTTAGACGATCCCAATGATGACACGGACGGTTTTCAGAATTACCGATACACCGTTCCCGCCTACGCGCTTCTTTCGGCGCGGATCGACTATCGCTTTTCCGACAAATGGTCGTTGGCGCTCAATCTCGATAACATCCTCGACAAGACTTATTACCAGACCACCGGTAGCGTAACTTCCGGCAACTGGTACGGCGCCCCCCGCAGCGTCACTGCGTCGCTTCGCGCGAAGTGGTAG
- a CDS encoding RNA polymerase sigma factor, producing MPLAAGIGTSRAGRRQRAPAERDNGAPSPTLRDAYGRRQARLRAFFLRRTGSPEAAEDLVQELWLRIARDADATGFENPDSWLQRIAINLALNWLRQNRFQAQYIAHADDGADAVDDAPGPDRQAQARQGMDFLRDLLDELSPRRRRAFLLYRGEGLSLNETAQQMGVSSSTAKKQIAAAVAFLRERMSEAGLWP from the coding sequence GTGCCGCTCGCCGCGGGCATCGGCACGTCCCGCGCGGGGCGGCGGCAGCGCGCGCCGGCGGAGCGCGACAACGGCGCGCCCTCGCCCACCTTGCGGGACGCCTACGGCCGGCGGCAGGCACGGCTGAGGGCGTTCTTCCTGCGCCGCACCGGCAGCCCCGAGGCGGCGGAGGATCTGGTGCAGGAATTGTGGCTGCGGATCGCGAGGGATGCCGACGCGACCGGCTTCGAGAACCCGGACAGCTGGCTGCAGCGGATCGCGATCAACCTCGCGCTCAACTGGCTGCGGCAGAACCGCTTCCAGGCGCAGTACATCGCCCATGCCGACGACGGCGCGGATGCGGTGGACGATGCGCCGGGGCCGGACCGGCAGGCCCAGGCGCGCCAGGGAATGGATTTCCTGCGCGACCTGCTGGACGAATTGTCACCGCGGCGGCGGCGGGCCTTCCTGCTCTATCGGGGAGAAGGCCTGTCGCTCAACGAAACCGCACAGCAGATGGGAGTGAGCAGTTCGACCGCCAAGAAGCAGATCGCCGCGGCGGTCGCCTTCCTGCGCGAGCGGATGAGCGAAGCTGGATTATGGCCATGA
- a CDS encoding FecR domain-containing protein, whose product MNEMDDFGAGPGPDEWRDGPERFEPTRAQYEAATEWLVRLRETEQSTNRAFEEWKAKDPAHEFAFAEAEAMFAASARPSQDAAQHYHRHWRPLWRPYWRQVRRQRMWRYAGLAIAASLVLFLALPMFAALRYLGADAATGAGETRVLRLADGSRVTLNSASAIDLDLTPTHRHVRLIGGEAYFEVAKDPAHPFTVDAGNAAVRVLGTRFNIRMDGDQSVVSVTEGRVRTAAARRPDGAIVLTAGQEALVSARGVQRRAMNAFVASAWRRHEIAFQQAPLRAVVDELDRYRRAPIYIANQALVNHRVTGIFATDDPEEAVRILKENLGFESVTLPTGQTFLY is encoded by the coding sequence ATGAACGAGATGGATGACTTCGGCGCGGGGCCCGGCCCCGACGAGTGGCGCGACGGGCCGGAACGGTTCGAACCCACCAGGGCGCAATACGAGGCGGCGACCGAGTGGCTCGTCCGGCTGCGCGAGACGGAGCAGAGCACCAATCGCGCGTTCGAGGAATGGAAGGCGAAGGACCCGGCGCATGAATTCGCCTTCGCCGAAGCCGAGGCGATGTTCGCCGCGAGCGCGCGCCCGTCGCAGGACGCGGCGCAGCATTACCATCGCCACTGGCGGCCCCTCTGGCGCCCGTACTGGCGGCAGGTGCGGCGGCAGCGGATGTGGCGCTATGCCGGGCTCGCGATCGCCGCCTCGCTGGTGCTGTTTCTCGCGCTGCCGATGTTCGCCGCCCTGCGCTATCTCGGCGCGGATGCCGCGACGGGCGCGGGCGAGACCCGCGTGCTGCGGCTGGCCGACGGCTCACGGGTGACGCTGAATTCGGCCAGCGCGATCGATCTCGATCTCACGCCCACCCACCGGCATGTCCGGCTGATCGGCGGCGAGGCTTACTTCGAGGTCGCGAAGGATCCCGCGCATCCGTTCACGGTCGATGCGGGGAATGCGGCGGTGCGGGTGCTGGGGACCAGGTTCAACATCCGCATGGACGGCGACCAGAGCGTCGTCTCGGTCACCGAAGGCCGGGTGCGGACGGCCGCGGCGAGGCGGCCGGACGGCGCGATCGTGCTGACCGCCGGGCAGGAGGCGCTGGTGAGCGCGCGCGGAGTGCAGCGGCGGGCGATGAATGCATTCGTCGCCAGCGCCTGGCGCCGGCACGAGATCGCGTTCCAGCAGGCCCCGCTGCGCGCGGTGGTCGACGAACTCGACCGCTATCGCCGCGCGCCGATCTACATCGCCAACCAGGCGCTGGTGAACCACCGCGTGACCGGCATCTTCGCGACCGACGACCCGGAAGAGGCGGTTCGGATCCTCAAGGAGAACCTCGGGTTCGAAAGCGTGACGCTGCCGACCGGGCAGACGTTTCTGTATTGA
- the trbF gene encoding conjugal transfer protein TrbF, whose translation MFFKRSVQRYGRTPPPETPYQRAGQLWDERIGSARVQARNWRLMAFGCLALTVGTSAGITWQSMQSRVTPYVVEVDRLGEARAVQAADAEYQPTDPQVAWHLSHFITNVRSVSLDPVLMRRDWLEAYDFATRRGAQFLGEYARSALPFANAGDRTVSVQITSVVRASDNSFQVKWTETEFERGSQAATSRWTAILTTVMRPPASADVLRKNPLGIYVDAIDWSREFDGTPAPAAPRSPDPAAKLPLRSPLDPGTENQAALSTIPETNP comes from the coding sequence ATGTTCTTCAAGCGAAGCGTCCAGCGCTACGGCCGCACGCCGCCTCCCGAGACGCCGTATCAGCGCGCCGGTCAGCTGTGGGATGAGCGGATCGGCTCGGCCCGGGTGCAGGCACGCAACTGGCGGCTGATGGCGTTCGGCTGCCTGGCCCTGACCGTCGGGACGTCGGCGGGCATCACCTGGCAGTCGATGCAGAGCCGGGTCACGCCCTATGTAGTCGAGGTCGATCGGCTGGGCGAAGCGCGCGCGGTCCAGGCCGCCGACGCCGAATACCAGCCGACCGATCCCCAGGTCGCGTGGCACCTGTCGCACTTCATCACCAATGTCCGCTCGGTATCGCTCGACCCGGTGCTGATGCGCCGCGACTGGCTCGAGGCGTACGACTTCGCGACCAGGCGCGGCGCGCAGTTCCTTGGCGAATACGCCCGCTCCGCCCTGCCGTTCGCCAATGCCGGAGACCGCACCGTCTCGGTGCAGATCACAAGCGTCGTGCGCGCCTCGGACAACTCGTTCCAGGTCAAATGGACCGAGACGGAGTTCGAACGTGGATCCCAAGCCGCCACGAGCCGCTGGACCGCGATCCTTACCACGGTGATGCGACCGCCCGCCTCGGCCGACGTCCTGCGCAAGAATCCGCTCGGCATTTATGTCGATGCGATCGACTGGAGCCGCGAGTTCGATGGCACGCCGGCTCCCGCTGCGCCTCGATCGCCTGATCCGGCCGCGAAACTGCCGCTCCGATCACCACTCGATCCCGGCACCGAAAACCAAGCGGCCCTATCCACCATCCCGGAGACGAACCCATGA
- a CDS encoding TrbI/VirB10 family protein, which yields MSEIAATASAASEPQPKVDPETLSLRARPARAIRFRKGAIIGIAALGSVSLMGIAWMALKPQVFIRQAQESELSQPMAKPAEDALSALPASYGDAPKLGPPLPGDLGRPILRAQERAEGTAAGPSQVNPAEAARLQRLADLKAARESGLLAQVTTGRNVAPPVMPITSEVMPGTAATSPAASGTRKEQFASTRDAGGDLNSGGLVAPISPNSLLAGSVIAASLITGLNSDLPGMVTAQVTQNVFDTVTGRILLVPQGARLIGKYDSVVAFGQRRALVVWQRLILPDGGSVQLDNMPAADSSGYAGLADKIDFHSWSLLKGIGLATMLGVGTELTISGESDLVEAIRESAQSNAARAGDQITQRNLDIQPTITIRPGAPVRVLVTRDLVLSAWRARSS from the coding sequence ATGAGCGAGATCGCCGCTACCGCATCTGCGGCCTCGGAGCCGCAACCGAAAGTCGATCCCGAGACGCTTAGCCTGCGCGCCCGCCCGGCACGGGCGATCCGCTTCCGCAAGGGCGCGATCATCGGCATCGCGGCGCTCGGGTCGGTAAGCCTGATGGGGATCGCCTGGATGGCCCTCAAGCCACAGGTGTTCATCAGGCAGGCCCAGGAAAGCGAACTGTCGCAGCCCATGGCAAAGCCGGCTGAGGACGCGCTCTCGGCGCTCCCGGCCAGCTATGGCGACGCACCGAAGCTGGGGCCGCCACTGCCCGGCGATCTGGGCCGTCCGATCCTGCGCGCCCAGGAACGCGCGGAAGGAACCGCCGCCGGGCCGTCCCAAGTCAACCCCGCCGAGGCCGCACGGCTGCAGCGCCTCGCCGATCTCAAGGCGGCGCGGGAGTCGGGCCTGTTGGCGCAGGTGACGACGGGCCGCAACGTGGCGCCGCCGGTTATGCCAATTACCTCGGAGGTCATGCCGGGCACTGCCGCTACGAGTCCGGCTGCGAGCGGAACGCGCAAGGAGCAATTCGCATCGACGCGCGATGCGGGCGGCGATCTGAACTCCGGCGGATTGGTGGCGCCAATCTCGCCCAACAGTCTCCTCGCCGGAAGCGTCATAGCCGCAAGTCTCATAACCGGGCTCAACTCCGACCTGCCCGGCATGGTCACGGCGCAAGTGACCCAAAACGTGTTCGACACGGTGACCGGACGCATCCTGCTGGTGCCGCAAGGCGCGCGCCTGATCGGCAAGTACGATTCGGTCGTCGCGTTCGGTCAGCGCCGCGCGTTGGTCGTATGGCAGCGGCTCATCCTGCCCGATGGTGGTTCGGTGCAGCTCGACAACATGCCGGCAGCGGATTCATCGGGCTATGCCGGACTGGCCGACAAGATCGATTTCCACAGTTGGTCGCTGCTCAAGGGCATTGGTCTGGCAACCATGCTCGGCGTCGGGACAGAGCTGACGATCTCAGGCGAGAGCGATCTCGTCGAGGCGATCCGGGAATCCGCGCAGTCCAACGCCGCGCGTGCGGGTGATCAGATCACGCAACGCAATCTCGATATTCAGCCGACGATTACGATCCGACCCGGAGCGCCAGTCCGCGTGCTGGTGACACGCGATCTGGTCCTTTCAGCGTGGCGCGCAAGGTCAAGCTGA
- a CDS encoding DUF2274 domain-containing protein: MAELKLGKLPDRTPVKLAITITPDLEASLRAYAVIYAQTYGVEEPIAELVPAMLTAFLESDRGFTRARDEARRGSR, from the coding sequence ATGGCCGAGCTGAAACTGGGAAAGCTTCCCGACCGGACACCGGTCAAGCTCGCCATCACAATCACACCCGATCTTGAAGCGTCCCTGCGAGCGTATGCGGTAATCTACGCGCAAACCTACGGTGTAGAGGAACCTATCGCTGAGCTGGTGCCTGCTATGCTGACCGCATTCCTTGAAAGTGATCGCGGATTTACGAGAGCCCGCGATGAGGCGCGGCGCGGTTCGCGATGA
- a CDS encoding helix-turn-helix domain-containing protein, protein MSRRDQERPLDQAAFLSNDQAASFLNLSPRTLEKLRVIGGGPVFSKLGRRVVYAFDDLQSWASARRCSSTSDKRHLSAQDASARADQ, encoded by the coding sequence ATGAGTAGGCGCGATCAAGAAAGGCCACTCGATCAAGCTGCATTCCTGTCCAACGACCAAGCAGCCAGTTTTCTCAACCTATCTCCTCGCACTTTGGAAAAGCTACGGGTCATCGGCGGCGGGCCGGTCTTTTCGAAATTGGGCCGCCGCGTGGTATACGCTTTTGACGATTTGCAATCGTGGGCATCCGCAAGGCGCTGCTCATCGACCTCCGATAAAAGGCATCTGAGTGCGCAAGATGCGAGCGCGAGGGCAGATCAATAG
- a CDS encoding tetratricopeptide repeat protein, translated as MASLGLNLDEQKAVDRFRKDVVEPSMTKLVILDFWAEWCGPCKALSPVLEKVAAEYADKGVLLAKLNVDEESFIASQFQVRSIPTVYAIFQGQPVADLTNARSESQLKQMLDQLLEKIPVEAGDTQAAQDIAPLIAMGEEVLAGGDGERALGIFAQLAEMAPDNPAVQSGLIRALIAAGMAEEARSALEALPEELRADPLLAQAKTQLDLAASAPQDDSELAALRDAAAKDPADMDAQLAFAQGAFAAGAREEAAQTLLAMIAADPEWNEGAARAKLLQIFEAVGLEDPWVAATRRKLSLLLFG; from the coding sequence TTGGCAAGCCTCGGCCTCAATCTCGACGAACAGAAAGCGGTCGACCGGTTCCGCAAGGATGTCGTCGAACCGTCGATGACCAAGCTCGTGATCCTCGATTTCTGGGCCGAATGGTGCGGGCCGTGCAAGGCGCTCAGTCCGGTGCTGGAAAAAGTTGCCGCCGAATATGCCGACAAGGGCGTGCTGCTGGCGAAGCTCAATGTCGATGAGGAAAGCTTCATCGCATCGCAGTTCCAGGTCCGCTCGATCCCAACGGTCTATGCGATCTTCCAGGGCCAGCCGGTCGCCGATCTCACCAATGCGCGCAGCGAGAGCCAGTTGAAGCAGATGCTCGACCAGCTGCTCGAGAAGATCCCGGTGGAGGCCGGCGATACGCAGGCGGCGCAGGACATCGCTCCGCTGATCGCAATGGGCGAGGAAGTGCTGGCGGGCGGCGACGGCGAACGGGCGCTCGGGATATTCGCCCAGCTGGCGGAAATGGCTCCCGACAATCCCGCCGTCCAGTCGGGCCTGATCCGTGCGCTGATCGCGGCCGGCATGGCCGAAGAAGCCCGCTCGGCGCTGGAGGCGCTGCCGGAGGAATTGCGCGCCGATCCGCTGCTGGCCCAGGCGAAGACCCAGCTCGACCTCGCCGCAAGCGCGCCGCAGGACGACAGCGAGCTTGCCGCGCTGCGCGATGCCGCGGCTAAAGACCCGGCCGACATGGACGCGCAGCTCGCCTTCGCGCAGGGCGCCTTCGCCGCCGGTGCGCGCGAAGAGGCCGCGCAAACCCTGCTCGCGATGATCGCCGCCGATCCTGAATGGAACGAAGGCGCGGCCAGGGCGAAGCTGCTGCAGATCTTCGAGGCGGTCGGTCTGGAAGACCCGTGGGTCGCCGCGACCCGGCGCAAGCTGTCGTTGCTGCTGTTCGGCTGA
- a CDS encoding LON peptidase substrate-binding domain-containing protein, translated as MPTRLSIFPLSGAILFPGLQLPLHIFEPRYRALVSDALARDRRIAMIQPQALSEGAPLFGIGCVGRIGEVEALDDGRFNIVLEGEHRFRLLRELDVTTPFRQVEGELLEEADEVLSSVERAGFEHEARNFADAQGYSVDWDSVARLDDVSLINGVSQIAPFDVAAKQALLEAEDVRVRCELLVQLMQFFGRRDSGEDRVTLQ; from the coding sequence ATGCCGACACGGCTCTCGATCTTTCCGCTGTCCGGCGCGATCCTGTTTCCCGGGCTGCAATTGCCGCTGCATATCTTCGAACCGCGGTACCGCGCGCTGGTGAGCGACGCATTGGCGCGCGACCGGCGGATCGCGATGATCCAGCCGCAGGCGCTGTCCGAAGGCGCGCCGCTGTTCGGGATCGGCTGCGTCGGGCGGATCGGCGAGGTCGAGGCTCTCGACGACGGGCGCTTCAACATCGTGCTCGAAGGCGAGCACCGCTTCCGCCTGCTGCGCGAGCTCGACGTGACCACCCCGTTCCGCCAGGTCGAGGGCGAATTGCTCGAGGAAGCCGACGAGGTGCTGAGTTCGGTCGAGCGCGCGGGCTTCGAGCACGAAGCCCGGAATTTCGCCGATGCGCAGGGCTATTCGGTCGACTGGGATTCGGTTGCACGGCTGGACGACGTCTCGCTCATCAACGGCGTCAGCCAGATCGCGCCGTTCGACGTCGCGGCCAAGCAGGCGCTGCTCGAAGCCGAGGATGTGCGCGTGCGCTGCGAATTGCTGGTGCAACTGATGCAGTTCTTCGGCCGGCGGGATTCGGGCGAGGACCGGGTAACGCTGCAGTAG